The nucleotide sequence TGGGATGGCTCGTGTATTTGCCTATTTTATGGAGCGTCGTGTACAAATGACAGATGAAGCTATTTTTAACGATACTTCAATGACTATAAAAAACGCAATTCAAAATACTTTTAACAATAATAGCAGTAAAACAAATATTAGTAAAACAGCGTTTGAGGTTGCTCTTAAACAACTAGTGTAACATATTCATTTCCTTATCTGTTAGTAATTTCTTAATGAATGCAGATAAGGAATTATTCTGATGATTATTTTACTAAATTTGGGCAACAATTTAAATCCGTTTATCACGTTAACCTAAAAAACCCTAATCAATTAGTATGCTATATTTTATTCAGCAGGATACCATTGCGCAAACAGCGCAGGATACTGCAGCGGTTTCAGAAGAAAAAACACTTTCTATATTCGATTTGTTATTAAGTGGTGGTATTGCTGGGCAGATCATTATCCTAATTCTTTTTATTTTACTTTTTGCAGCGGTTTATATCTATTTTGAAAGGTTGTTTGCTATAAAATCAGCAAGCCAGGTAGATAAAAACTTTATGCATCAAATTAAAGATAGTGTTTCTAACGGTAATATCGAGTCGGCAAAAATGCGCTGTTCTCAAGCAGATAATCCCGTAGCTAGACTAACCGAGAAAGGAATATCAAGAATTGGTAGTCCATTAGAAGATATTAATACAGCTATCGAAAATGCAGGTCGTTTAGAGGTTTATAAACTGGAGAAAAACGTGAGTATTCTTGCTACTATTGCAG is from Zunongwangia endophytica and encodes:
- a CDS encoding MotA/TolQ/ExbB proton channel family protein codes for the protein MLYFIQQDTIAQTAQDTAAVSEEKTLSIFDLLLSGGIAGQIIILILFILLFAAVYIYFERLFAIKSASQVDKNFMHQIKDSVSNGNIESAKMRCSQADNPVARLTEKGISRIGSPLEDINTAIENAGRLEVYKLEKNVSILATIAGAAPMIGFLGTVIGMVIAFHELATSSGQAQMGLLAEGIYTAMTTTVAGLIVGIIAYIGYNHLVVKTDKVVHQMEATAVDFLDILNEPA